The DNA sequence CAGAAGAGGCAATATATTAGAGATTAAATAAAAACTTAGAATACAGAAGACGGAGTACAGATCATGTCTCTGTTCTGTCTAGCAACTGCAGGTTTCTGTGGTCAAAAAAGTATGAGATAAGCACTGCAAGTATGAGCTTGTCTTTAaactcaatttttaaataaaatttagcaACAAGTATTGCATAGTATAAACTGGCATGTCATTTGGTGTATTGTTTTTTGTGCAGCTTGTAGTTTATGAATTAGAGAATTAAATCTCTTCTCTTCTAGCCTCAAAACATCTTGCTGAGCAGCGTCAATCCTCTTGGTGATGTAAAGATTGTGGATTTTGGTATGTCTCGGAAGATTGAGAATTCTAGTGAACTGCGGCAAATCATGGGAACAACAGAATATTTAGGTATGGAAGAGTTCCTTTAAAATTTCTGATGTGCAGTTTCCTGGAAACAGAACAGTTCATACATTGTGCTTATGAACTTATGAGCCATTactggagaaagaagaagaggacAAAACCTAACTTTGTTTCGGGCTGTTCTCTTTCTTTAGAGAAGTTAACAAATGTTTGCACAAACCTCCCAAACTACATCAAGAAGGGCACCTCTAATTCGATGCTTTCGTTCTTGCTGTGATGCGTTCTTTACAACTGAGTAGCTTTATGGGTTAAATTAATAAGAATTTGTTACTCGCTAAAATTTTGCGATTAGCACCCAAATACAGCATTAGCATGCATACGAAAAACCATGTTATTTGAATTAGGTTTGGAGTTCAGTATGATGCTTATTGAGATCAAAATATTCTTGAGAAAGATTTATGTCATTATGACTTGATCTTCTCTGTGAAGCAGGTTTCCTTAAAGATCTGTCTGtctgtgttgttttctttttgttttattttttaagagcacTTGAACCTGTGGTGCATAGCATGCTATCCAGTGTCTGCTTAAAGCAGCTGATCTTAAAAATGGCCTAGTCACCTGACTTTACAGAGTTACTGTGCTGAAGGCTTTGTGTATTCTTCTTAAAGCTATATACTGGAAACCCACTGAGAAAATCTTAATCTGTGCATAtatctgaatttaaaatattttgggactTAGAGTCGATTTCGTGCCATGTAATACCATTTCAGTCTGAACCAATTAAGCATCAATGTGTCTGATCAAACTGAAGTAACGTCTTTCAGCCTGTGGCTTGAAATAGTAAACTTGATTGCTCAAACGGCATGCTTAGTCTTATAACTGGTTGGCAAAAAAAACTTTgccaaaaaaatcagattatgTTTCAAAGGATGCTTGAATACATAGCACCTattacagtctttttttcttctctcctctctttctctagCTCCAGAAATCTTAAACTACGATCCTATTACCACAGCTACAGATATGTGGTAGGTGGTATACTTTCATTAATTTTGACGAGATAGGCATGACTAATGAGCAGTCTAGGGGCTAGATGCAGTTTTTGATACAATTTTATCCAGcttccaaaaatacttttctcttgGTGGGCCAAACaaaagaggggaggagaaagacaGCGCTCAGTATATATTACTGGTGCTGGCAGGAATTACTGCATATGGATGTGTATTGTTCCCTGCCTAGTAGGGAATGCAAGTGGCTTCTGAGCATACACAGCACTGACGTTTGTTCTaagggaataataataataattggatAAGATGCTTTGGGTATTAGTTACTCCTGGATAACATTGGTGAACATACTTCAGGTATTGGAATAATTGGATAACATACTTCAGGTATTAGCTACTCTTGGacacgcgccccccccccccagccccccatattTGTATGTTTACATTATCTTATTATGTAAATGTTAAGAATGCAACTTTCCACTTCTTGTTTTTAGCGCATTATCAGTTTCTGCCGAATGACTcttaacaaaaatgaaacaagtaTCTTAGGCTACTTAAAGCTATACTTTCTGATTGTGGATTCATATATTAACATAATGAGCCACGTTAGTGTAAAGGCTAACTTGGGGATGgactttccaaaaaagaaaaaaagcatgcagTGTGTTCTTGCTGTGCGAGGAATACAAAACTTAGTTTTAAAAGTTGCTGTGATCTAATTACTCCTTGGAAATTCTTAACCCATAAGAGTTGTTAAATCTGTtcatgaactttttaaaaacatcttattATTTGTCTGCTATCATGGGAAgagataaaagcaaacaaacaattgGCTGTATGCTCAGAATACGCGCACACAGCAGCTACATGTTTCTGCACTGTGATCGCTACTAAGGTTTGCTTTTCTATGCATTAAGAAACCATCTCAGATTTGTAATAAATCACACGATGTGGTATTTGTTTTCATGTTCTTTATGAATAAAGATCTCAGCAAGAGGATACTGTGGCACAAATCAGATTCTAATTCAACCAGCAGGTTGACTAAATCTCAGCCTTCAATACTTCATCCAGAATTGTCGTGAAATATCCAAGATAAGTGTTTTTTATTTACATGGAGATTAGAAAGTCTTTTTTGCAATTCTGACTTCCAGAATTGCCATCCCTCCAAGGATCGGCTATGTCAAACTTGTATATTTGCTTCTCCTAACAGTCTCAGTGGGAGGAAAAGGGTGTCCGTGAGAGTAAGCAATTTTCAGAAATCCCTTCATTGTGAGATACGGATAGATTTCCACCTGTGTGTACACGCACACAGCCATATCGCATAAAAGTGAGAGATCACATGCTGTTTCTAATTCTCCGAGTATGGCATACATCAAAAAGTTCTGATTTGCAGCACAACAAATGGGGGACGCAGGACTTTGTTTAGGTACCCTATGTAGGATTACTTGTTGTGTTCTTATCTCAGGAACATAGGTGTAATTTCATACATGCTCTTGACACAAGAATCTCCATTTGTGGGAGCTGATAATCAAGAAACTTTCCTTAATATATCTCAAGTTAACGTGGattattcagaagaaatattttcatccaTTTCACAGCCTGCCAGAGACTTCATTCAAAAGCTTCTCATCAAAAATCCAGAGTAAGTAACAAATTCTTCAGGGCAAGAATCCTATGCGTCATGTTTATGGAGCACCTagaaaaaatgaatgttaatATGGAAGCTTAGTATCACTGATAATGATCAGTTACACATTTCAAAATGCATTGATATGATCAGCTGGGTATTATCAGctggatattttaaaatgcaagcttCTGCTTTTCCATAATGTAAGAAAAAGATCTTGAATTCACTCTCTGGCTGTTACTGTTTTCAGGCTGGTGCTCTGAGTTTGCTCGCTCTCAGTATTTTGACTTTCTTTATACCTCCATTCAGAAGACAGGTTATTAACAAATCTTAAGAAATACATTCTAGAAAGATGAGATTCTTGTCTTACACCTTAACCTTTTATTATTCCATGTGTAGagacaaaatacagtatttttgatACAGTGCTTTGATGTTTCATGCCTTATACTTAATGCAGCTTTCTATTTTAATACAGTTTATATGTAAAACTTGACAGTTTTGTGATTGAACATTCTTCAGGAATAAACAGCGTTTTGCTATGTTCAATCTTGTTAAAAGCATTCTCAATCAAAAACACAAACTTCTTCGTACTCCTAACTTACATTTCCATAACTTCACATTCCTTGTGAGTTCAGAGGCCTTTCAGAGCAGCTGGACTGTGAGGTGATAGCTGTTGAGAGTGGGAGAATTGTACACAAAGTCTGTGTATGCCCTTGCTATATAGTGTCAAATATGGAATTTTTAACTGTCACACaagcaaacacaggaaaaaatttttaaagagcaATTGGAGAATGACTCTCAATCCTTGTAATAGTACCTGAGTTCTGTAAAGTCAGCTGGTCATAGTCTACTAGGCATGGTCAAGTACTATCAGTGCTAGTGCTGCGTGTTGTCACTTGTGGCTATTCAGTAATCGCTATCTTCTCCAGAGAGGCTCCACAAAGCAGGAGTGAGTTTGAGGAGGAGGCTCTTTGATAGGAGAGGTTGACTGTGGCAGCTGACATCTGTGAAGTGCCTACTTTGAGGAAATGGAGACTCCATGTTACCTCATGTCTAACCAGGACAAGATCAAGGATGAAAAGTCCTTTCTATTTTATAATCTCACATGGAGGGTTTGTCAGCAGCTGAAAGAGCTCAGTGGAACCATAGTATCATGAGGGAAGCAATGATGTAGAGCGCGCTTCAGTAAACGTTAGTGTGGACCCTGTGGTATGTTTGACGTTCTGCTACAGCTACTACTACTACTTGCTGTCTTGCCTCTGGGCATCCCAGAGTCTTCGTTATAGGCTCAGcaactgcttttccttttccacttCTTGATGACTGTACCCTCTTGAATGTTAGAGGAAAAGTCTGTCTGAGATTATCTCCATAAAGTTAGAGGTCTCTGACCAAAACGTATGCGTTCCTGCATAGTTGAGAGCAGGTAGTGGGCTCCATTGCATTTCCAGTGAGTTTTGTGGAACGTGCCAATGCAAAACATGATGAAGACTATAGTAGCACTGCACTAGGTTATCCAAAGGAACTATCTGATACTTCCAAACAGACTTGAGAGTTAACTTAACTTTGGAAGAGTTGACACCACTCTACGGTGATTCCAACAGTAAGCTGAAAACAAATTCCCCTCGTTTGGTCCTCCCTGAAAACTGAATGACTGAATATTCATTAGATTAGATTCCTTGCTTAAAATAGTCTAGGTAAAATGCAGGATTTCAAAAGCATAAGCGTGTGCATATATATAACGATAAAAACATTCTAAAGAACTATGAATGCTGCCTAAGAAGCATCTGTTCCTTGTTCTGATTAAAAGTTTACCAGTTTTGACACTTAGCAATAGGGAAAATGGTCAACTAAAATCTAGATGCGCGTTGCCAACCTTGAACCCTGAACTACAGTAAGTTCTAATGTACCTTTTAGTAGCTTTGGTGGTGGGTGGAAAAGCAGCAATGTTAACTGTGTAATGTTGTTCCCTCTGTAATGCCAACTGTGGTTAAGGTTTATTCTCAGCATATTTCAGAGctactttaattatatttttagtgTTTCTGCAATTAACTTAAGCAACTTAcctcttgatatttttttttctttcaaagggaAAGACCCACAGCAGAGGCCTGCCTCTCTCATTTGTGGTTGCAGCAAGGGGAATTCATACTCTTGTGTGGCCCTGAAGAAACTTGCTGCTCTTCTCTGATGCCAGGATACGCAACAAAATGCTCAGAAGAGCGGAATATAAAATCCAGTTGTAATGGTACCTGTagcaaaaaggaagacaaagaaaacatTCCAGAGGACAGCAGTACAGTCTCCAAACGTTTCCGGTTTGATGATTCATTGCAGCATCCACAAGACTTTATGACAGACTTTGTTTGTTAATGTGTTTTTATAGacttttttgaaatgaatttagCATAATCTATTCCAGTGGTGAATACGTTATGGCttgccaatgcatgcagcattgATGTACTGGAAATGCACTTTTGGTCCTTTTATGCTGGGTGCTGCTTTTTCTATCCATTGCTGGCAATGGATTTAACTCCTGAGGAATTGGAGTTATAGCaccaataaaatgattttttttgaagaagaagaagaagaagctataattaaatatatttgcacTTTTCAAGTTTTAGTCCAAATATGATGCCAGAGTGAACaaataaaaacctgaaaatgAGTTTAATTAAACTCATGCTTTGCCAAGCAGTGGTTGAATAACATACACTTTTATGATTAAACCTTGACAATAAACTGATCTAAGCAAGGAAACTGAATTGAGCTCTCTTACTGGGCTTATTTGTAACCGTTCTCAATGAAAGTCAATGAAAGTTAAAACTGGTGTGCTTTGGGAATATGATACATCTGTTGGGACCATTTGGACAACTGCTTGCTTTCTAGGATCATTAATAGTTAAGGAAATGTTTCTGCCTTATTGGTCTGGTCTGCTTAAGGATTATAATGCATATTGTGCGTGTTTTTCCTGTGTTGGATCTCTGCAGTGCTTGAATAGAATACGGGTAGATTGAATAGACTATAGGTAGATTGTCATTCCTAGTGCTTGTGGTTCTTTGCTTCTTATGAGTAAGTTATATTAAAAGAGGATGAGGGTCCCATGCTGATGGGTATATTTGACACACCTGATGGTTTCCTTTCATACAATCTCTAAAATAGTGTTGTCTACCTATAATGATCTATTCctcattttgagaaagaaaaagctgcagagaTTAAACTAATAGAGTATGATGATTTTTGCCAGTGAAGCTGCAATTAAGAGATTTTTATTATGCCCTTTTAATGCAGATGCTCAGTTCATCTTTTCTGTTAGTCATCGTTAACCACCATACCTAGCTTTTATACCTAGCTCTGAGAAATGGACTACAGCGTGTTAGTAGTTAAACTATCCAGAAACTGTTTTAAGCCCTTAAACTTGCCTTGTTTTCTAAGTTTGTCATTTTCTAAGGCATGTCCCTTCTGCTGCTTGTTTCTAGGATCTGTGAAATAATGCATGCATCAGATTTTGGCTTGGAGGAAAAGTCAATCGTGTCTTAGCAGCCTGAAACTAATAGTTTACCCTTGAAATACTGACAAGATATAATCCTGATCATAACAACACTGAGTTTAAAAGCCTTTCTGTGTAGGCAGTGTATTAAAACTCTTGGAAACGTTCTGAAAGTAAAGGGCACTTAAAAACACTTTTGCAATTTTCCATTCCTCATTGCATAGACTTATCATCTTTTGGTTTGGATTTAGCTTGTTTTGTATAATAGTATAATAAAATATCACAGTCCTGACTGatacatttttttcaagtgagCCTGTGGACCTGTCAGTAGTTAGGCAAATTGAGGTTTTGGAACATCATGTGAGAAGTAAGTAAACATAATAATCAGTAAAAGGttgtattttatcctttttttttttccataaaaggaaTAGACAATTTTTTTTACAGATAAGTTTCAGAGTAAGGTTTTGACATAATGGATGGGGGAATTCAGGACTGGTGTCTTTATTGTGGGTGATAGTCATCTTGCCAAGTGAAAAGTCACTTGCAGTAAAGCCTGtgagcctgatttttttttttttttgtttgcttgtcagAAGTAAGTTTCCCAATACTTAAACTCATGTCAAATGAAATCACAAATAAATTCAGCATGGATGAAGTTCAGATGCCTATGTATAGATGAACCGTCCTGACTCTTCTCTGCACATTAATTCTTATGTAACATTTTTTCTGTGAGGCTGATAATAGAAATTATAAAATGGCTTTACTGGAGGCAGTTGTTGGATTGTGTTCAGCTACTTTATACCATTAATTCTCAAAGTTCTTGACTTTGCCCAGTTGGTCTTattataaaaaatgttttccctaccAGCGTGGAGTCTAATTTAAAccaagcaaattaaaaatacaaactattttataaatacacactcacaatttaaaattcacttaagatgaaggaagaaaatatcaaaaaaaaaaaaaataaaggtggaaCAAATGGTTTACAAAATTAATTGCGTTTTAAATTTCTCCAAAAAATATTACTAAACTGAGATTACAACTGGGAAGCTTGTGTCTTTGTATACTAGTGTTCTGTTTttaacatctgaaaaataaagctgaaagcgTATGCCAGCACTTTATCTTAAATATTCCTTAAAGTTTTTATCATGGTAACCGATGTTTACATTTCTTATTACTTTTGGATCTAACTTATCTTTAAATTTGAATAAATGAAATTTTGTCCTTTCCAAGGATAAGGATTAAAGACTTTATTTGTGCTTTATGTAAATTCAAAATATACCTTGAATCTGATTTTGTTTGGAtcattgtttatttaaaaaaaactgtgcaTGCATAACGTCAACtgaatgtaaatatatacattataGACAATGCTAGCCCATCTTGCTTCCTGTATATTACTGGGGATTACTAAGTGTAAATGGGTGATGAGTAACATCTTAAGATTACTGAAGTTGTGTTTCTATGCAGTTCTTGacctttttatataaaataataaagttttcttttttttttttttcccaatgtttctgggtgtttttttggtttttgtttgttttaatcttgtGCTTACCAACTAGCTTCCTGGGACTTTTATGTATCTGTATTATACTCTCAAAAAGTATATGATCCTATATATGCAGTGGTTTAATTATGTCTTGCAGTATTTATTGAGGTgatatttttgttaaattctAATGGCTTTTGCATAATGACCATGTAAGGAAACTGGAATAAGTACTACACAAATAGTAGGCTCTTAGGGCACTAATActacatttgttttgttttcaagtagATGACcgaattaaaaattttatttagaaaaggaaTTATCCTCAAAAGAGGTGGTAACTCATTCTTTTGACCTGGACGCTACATATCCTACAAAGGTATGTTTCACTAATGACATGAAAACTTTCTCATTGCTAGAAATGCATGAATGAGCTTtcatagcaataaaaaaaatagtgTATCCATGTATTTGCTTCACTGTTGCTTGCAGCATTACATCCAGAAATGATCTGTGTATTTACATTTCATGTATTAGCATTCTTATCATTTTGTGATAAGAAAACAAATCTAGACATCtagaaaacaaattatattctGTATAACACCAGTAGCAATTTGAGACAGCTTAAAATTGCGATCTTTTCTAAGGTTTTTCTAAGAAACTGCTCTAACTGCTCTGACTGTTTTAATGGGACAGTTGTACTTCTGCTAAGTAAGATAAGTTATGCTTGGAACTGCATATTGCAAAATCAGGGCAAGATAAAAATATGCAATTAATAAATGTTTGACCTCAAAAAACAACCATCCAGTGCCTTAAGAACTTGCCAGCTGTCAGACTGGGAAGTACTGCTAGGCGaactcagcatttaaaaaaaatgaacaagataCAGCATGAGTCAGCTGATAAGAAGTTTATCAAATTAATGGTGATGTGACACAGCGGAATTTCCAGGCCACCTACCAGTGTAGAAGAGTATAAGGAAATTCCTGATTCAAACATACATACAGGAGTTACAgcataaaaagaatttttttttaatctggtccATCTTTGCATCATTAGCCCTGAAGTAACCCTTGGATAAAAGGTGTATTCAAATAATCAATTCTTTTCCAACAAAATAGGAAGAGCAGGGATGATTTATGACCCAGTAACATCCTTAACAAAACTGTTGCCTTACAGTGAAGTGAAGACTCCACCTTTGAGGAAAAGTGTGAACAGAAACTTTCTGGGTCAAACGCATTTGCAGCCAGAGCCAGTAAGGCAGCATACCTACAACTGACcacaaaatattcttatttatctTAGCCTAGAttgtaaataatgaaataaatgttttgggttttttttttctaataggcATAGATGTTCCAGCTGACACAAACCCAcatcatcttgtttttttttagtcTCGTTGCAATGACTGTAGGATTCTGTGGTACATCTATGCTGTAGCTCTTTATTTCAGATTCTCAAAGCCATCATTTCTTGATGGTCAGTAGTTTCTTTGTGATATGAGCAAAAGACTAGTCTGACTAAACATATGCTTCTTAGTGTTCCTCGCTCAGCATGTTCCTGAGAAGGATTTTACAAACAGCATGTATATATTTCTCACCCCCCTTTTAGGGGAAGGAAATACTATTATAGTCCTGTCTTCAATTTGATTTTCCTGCATTAATTATTCCATATTCAAGAGCCTGCAGGATGTGCCTAACAAGACTTGACTTAATTAAGatcataaaagcaaaagaaaattctttctgaaaaagtTGCGGGGGGAGTTTTCTACTATTACAGAATtgcatagaaaataaaattacaaacatTATTTAGATTCATGGTTCTGCTTTATTAGTTTAGGTATGGTCT is a window from the Struthio camelus isolate bStrCam1 chromosome 6, bStrCam1.hap1, whole genome shotgun sequence genome containing:
- the STK17B gene encoding serine/threonine-protein kinase 17B; translated protein: MSRRKPESKSLSGLLATSLQTQIKTDSFHNFYMLESKELGRGRCAVVRKCIAKSTGQEYAAKFLKKRRRGQDCKAEILHEIAVLELMKSNPRIVNLHEVYETANEIILVLEYAAGGEIFNLCIPDLDDRIGESDIIKLIRQILEGLCCLHENNIVHLDLKPQNILLSSVNPLGDVKIVDFGMSRKIENSSELRQIMGTTEYLAPEILNYDPITTATDMWNIGVISYMLLTQESPFVGADNQETFLNISQVNVDYSEEIFSSISQPARDFIQKLLIKNPEERPTAEACLSHLWLQQGEFILLCGPEETCCSSLMPGYATKCSEERNIKSSCNGTCSKKEDKENIPEDSSTVSKRFRFDDSLQHPQDFMTDFVC